The Sesamum indicum cultivar Zhongzhi No. 13 linkage group LG9, S_indicum_v1.0, whole genome shotgun sequence genome segment ATATATACTATTTCATTTTCCGGAGGAGAGACATAGACATAATCATGTGAATCAGCAAGTAATCTGGACACTTTGACTTTAGATTTGCACGTGTGGTGCTGCAGAATCTGCGCTGAAATTCAGATGAAATTTTTGTGTGAATGCCCACCACATTTCTCACATTCAATCACTCTCACTCTTTTTTCTAGTTCCAGGTATTCACAGGGAAGTCAGAATTCCAAAATTCTTGATAATGATTTCCACATAATTacattagtattttaataaattaagtagttaaataaaaataatatattatgtacaTTTATGTTAgtctaatattaatatagatatataattgatattttctttattgataCAATGATAATTTCTAGTCGTAGAATCTATAAtaccttaaatttatatttttcagtaaatataattttttataccaatcttatttttatttaactataataatttattattaactaatgaagtattttttttatttaaatgttaaaaaaattaaatagtaaaaaatattttttaaattctagagagagaaagagtgagagagataggcttaaaaatttataacaagtGAAAACAAacctaaacaaaaagaaggaaaacacGGCCCCATCGTTATAAGATTTTATctaaacattttataaatttattgttaaaataaaatttaacatcgtataaataatttctaaaagcatataataaacaatatgaactgataatttttttaaaataaatttagtcacTCAGTctctaataaaaatagtaatataacaaaaagaagacCCACAAACagagttaattattaaatatgaaatgaatatattatagaGATATTTACTTGGAAATTTCAAGAATGGAGTTGAACACCAAACATTCAACCCATTTCACACTTGTAACAATTTTCCCCCGTCGACTTTTAATTTCCCAATTTTAAAATgcaatatgatatttaattaagtgCGTTTCGTGTCACCTTCTTCTAGTAGTGgtccaatttttcttttaggcAATCCAATTCATTGAACTCGATTTTATCAAATTGTACAGtgtttacatataaaaaattcttgcTCGAATCagttttaaatgaattaaattaataacagaGTAATTGCATCACACTAGTTTtatgattgatcattttttctgaactgtacaccaatcacacaaTAAGTATACTatacttgttatatgattggttTATATTTGCTCGAATCGAATGTGGGCTAAAATTTcccgtgtatatatataaatatatatcacaaaagaaataaaaaaaaaattattagttccCACACTATAGGGCACTACAACTTAAAAATAGTAGACAAAATCAATATGAAAGTAGGCCAaataaggggataaattgcatctTTTAAAAGCTTACGgattatcttttgtttttatttaaaattatttttttttaccattttaNNNNNNNNNNNNNNNNNNNNNNNNNNNNNNNNNNNNNNATGTAGAAATAATAGCGACGGAAATCTAGGTTAATTGGCAAATTGAGGCTCCACAACTCTAACTTTATGGGTTTGATCTCCAATACTCCAATAACGTTTGAGATGTTATTTATTACTCTAATAGTAGgtgttgattaaatataattatttaatatatataattaatatataattattattaattattggatataaatatttgatattgatgattgtaattaatttattaaaaaaaataatgtgaaAAAGTAATACAGGTGGAAGgtgaaaataggaaaaatataatgtgaaaGCAATTAAGTCATAGCTGCTTTTTCCActagaaaaacaaatatgtGATCACTAGTCAAAACCACGAGGCAGATGGGGCCCTCAACgactttaaatttgattattttttaatagtcaatttaatctaaataattaaaaagaataaaagaaaaatgaggatACATTCTTGGCCCAAAAGGGGGGAAATTAGATgctaaagaaataataataataataatagtaataatataatttgtattgaacttaattaaataattaaaatcaataaaaaaataatggattAAATACAACATGACCcttctgaaaatattataaatgaaataaccCTTTAAACCACTAATAATATCTTAGTCTAGTGGTCAAGATTAAGGTAGGATTAcatgaataaatttgatattattcattattgtgatttatttatcgttatttagaaaaaaaaatcctaaatcataaaaagagAATTGCAATCCGCTTAACtttaaagaaaatgacaacACTATCCTTTGCACTTGCAacaatcatttttcaaaaaaataaaaaaaaataaaaaaaaataaaagcgtTGCTTTgctgaattttattttagtttttttttatgaattttatatttattagtatttttataagagggtgaaatgcaattttctccAGAGAAttatgcataattattttgaacattatttCAGTGAAAATAAGTCACTGACTCAAGTGTCCagagaaattgagaaatcaattttcatcattttttgttttctaaaaagataaaaataaaattattttgaaggTCATCAAGACCGTCAGAAACTATTCACACATCCGATTGTACTGTTGAGTATAACAAGTGTTGAACCTTAAAATACTGTAAAtattcaaatagaaaatagttgtatttattttgtaagtttttgtAAGAATggtaattgttataattatactaagaGGTTAATTAAGGATTATTAggatacaaataaaaatggaacacaaggtataataaattaacatgaaaagagataaatatgcaaaaaaaaaaaattgacgtAATTTACGAAAAGATTCAAACAATGAGGGAATATTTAGTGTACTAAAAGATTTAAGCATACTGATCGGGATAAATTAAGACATCGTCTCAAGATGTAtccttgtaattttttgttaaaaaacaTGAATTGTTTGTGAGTAATAAAGAGatatatgagaaaaataaagacatATAAAAGATTAGAGATGTCAAATTCATTACATCATATGTATGCACAAATGAAGATAAACAAAAGTGGACAAAAAAGGGCAAAGAGTAATGAACTGAAAACGAATCTCTTCTGATTCTTATCCTTTTTTAGATCATAAATCATTTGAAATCAACTCACAAGTTATTCATAGCTTTATAGTTGTTGTAAAAGTGGATATTTTTACTATTCTCTTCGTCAAGAATTTCAAGCCAAAAAGCTTTTCTCCTCAtgctttttcaaaatagttcATTacccataaattttattaatttgatccaatcaaataaattataaaatttatattatatgattaattatttttcttgaactaGAGCAAAAGCCAATCTGAATAGAATTTTAGCaaaataagagagagagaactgaTGATGCTGTAActacgagagagagagagatgtaataaaaaaagtggatgagagagagaaaaacacactgaataattattatatatttttacaagaGATGAAATGCAGTAAACCCCAGTTCCAACCCCATCAACTCCATACCAGAACTCAACAAACAAGGGAGGAACAGCGAGCGCTAGCTACTCACTACCCGCACACTGGTATATATAATACAGCACAATGCAAACGCGAATACGCCGGAGGTTTCAGCCCTGATCATCTCCGTCACCCATCCGAAGCGTAAGCGCTCGGCGGCTCACTCGTGGTGGTAGAGCTGTGTCNNNNNNNNNNNNNNNNNNNNNNNNNNNNNNNNNNNNNNNNNAATTGCTTTCGAGGCCAGAGATGAAACTGTTCCGGCGAGGCTTGCAAAAATCTGGGCTTTGACGCGGCCCCTCTTCGGCGGAAGGGTGGTGTCGCCCTCCTTGTTTTTTCCTGGCAGGGGGGCGGTAGGGGCAGTGGCCATGAAGTTTATGTGATCTGCAGAGAGGGAAAGgaaaaaaccaagaaacagAGTGAAAGCAGAGTAAAACTGTAGGACCAAATAAACAGAACAAGAATGGATTTGAAACTAAGGATTCAATTTCATAGTTACAAATCCGTCGcgttttgtttgtttgattcAATGCCGCAGAGAAGATgagaattttgatttcatattCGTCTAAAATAGAGTCAGaatcattataataaatgaataaaaaaaacagaacAGGAATGGAAAAGGGTACCAATCAATGAACTAGTAAAGAAACACATGAGGCCCTTCAAAAATTTAAGGTATAGGAGGTAAGTATGGAAAGAAAAATTCGCATGAAAGAagcagagagagagacagagagacggagagagagagaaatggaaATCAAGATGAACAGCAGAGAAAGGGTGATTACCGGGCTATCGATGAACAACAGAGAAAGGGTGATATCCGGTCTATATATGGGCAACACCTATGCGTAGAGTATGGTAGTAGATCAATTGAAATGTTTGGGACATCCCAATTGGTCCACGAAACTGTGAGACATCCCAAGTCTTCCTAAGTAATATGCTAAGTTgctaatcaaattaatttatgtgtCCGACTCACTTATATAATGAagtgttattttattttgataatagttattgattatgtttaattatttaatatggataattaatgtatgattgttataattattttttgttgttagatatcaatttttttatattaataatgataatgtatttatttaaaaataataataattcatcgttttcacattaaaaaaaaaaaaaaaacttaccatattatttcttgaaaaaataaacaaaaacttaGCATATTATTCGTTCCACATTATACGGAAGGGACAAAATGagagatttaatttttttattcaaatattaaaatttattcgaACCCCTTTAAAATAtgagaatttttaataattcctCATGTTCATTTTGTCTTCTACTTTTCTTGATATATCACTAcagtttcataattttcaaatatattatgcTATTATTTCAAAGTATTAAAGACAAACGAAATACTAAGTATATAAGTGGACTTAATATTccataaataatacaataaaactGCACAAGTATAGAAAAAGTCATCATATATATGACTCTTGTGTTTATGTTGTTGCAAGGAGCTGTGGTTTTTGGTATTTGGTCAAAGCTGATTGGTGGAAACCACCCCACCACCAGCACATGGTTTCCCTCCCACCCTTCTTCTTGTAGTAaatgaaacaaagaaaaagaattattcaaaatatataggCCATGTAATGTTTGCTAcgctatatttaattatctgtattattttgaatatggCAATTTAATAATGTCTTTactttacatattttatttgagataATGTGTTAGGattataatataatgtatttatcaCCATAGATGATAAGAGGgattgaattagaattttactatttttggGGGTTGAGTTATATAACTTAAATAGTGTCTTCTATCGGATTTGACCCTTTGTATCCTATCCCCATACGCTAAAATAAATGCACTGTAGCAGATTCTGCTTTTActtatctttttgttctcagtgtttgttttttattagtattctagcatttaatttttgttgagtaTGTTGACAGTTAGAGTCCAAAGTgagttagttttcttctttagttaaaactctattctttatatatagtttcacATCTTTGTAACTTCAGGACTTGAGTTTAGATGAATAAAGCAtagtttttcatattttcgaTTCTCTAATTTATTGCCATAGATGTACTCTGTTTTCCACACTTCAAATATTCACACGCACTactaatttatactattttcttTATCCGGACTAATCATACCAAGTCTtcataaatgattaaaaatacacTCCAATCTTCTTACTTATATAACactatatgttaattattctacaaattaataaatatttgcatAAAATCACACTTATTCTTTGTCATTTAAAACTTGAATTGCATTAGTTATTGAATGCTCTTTCTATATTTCGAtaagaaaatgtatttttccaattttaagttgaatttataaatattatatataccaGTGAgtaaagtaattattttttataattatatataattattttttatcattttaattaattcgtAAATTTAAGAACAAAGTGAGTAATTGATTAAAAtcaataagaataatttattttataaataaaaaatattaatataattttaattaaaaaatagttaaaaaaaacatacaatCATTTGCCATACCACACACACTGCATTTCGGCTGCTGGATAATATCCGACTAAAGTAtacaaaaagagaaatgtTTCCCAAAATCATAGCATGTCTGACTACTGCCGTACGGctacccttttcttttcttttatatatacagaTCTTTGTATTACGATTtttatacgtatatatactaaataattttttatattttaaaatatataaatcaacaaatcatatatataaaaaataatttaaggtaTTAttaacacaacaaaaaaattgcgTAGTAAAAATGAGGCGAAGTGAactttgtaaaaaaaaagaaaagtagttacaattattttctaaagttATCTAATTATGAGTACAATTATCGTACCTAAAAAATGGTGTAGTGGTGTTATTAATCGTCGTTTgtaaatatagataaaaattcattattatattagCGTACATATATTAGGAAAAACCAtcacatatattatttgtattatatattatgataagtTACATTGGCACCTATTGAGACAACGTCtaacaacataaatatttcttatcttttgtaaaattataggtATACTATCTAAAGAATTCTAGTGTAATGTACTTGACGAGGTGTTTGTTAAGATTTTTGCAATTGAATAAGGACTAtgtttgtaattacaactataatatCAAGAGATGTACTTGCAATTTTACAAATGACATAAGCTGTTCAAGATGTGTCAATATAagttacatgtatatattaatgatataGTCCAATATGGCAGGTAATAAATGCACTAAAATCTTTGATGCACTGAAGAATAACtattagataaattatatcgacacctcctaataaaattatatttaagtatactgtaaaattacaaataaactCCATACAATTGTACTTATTTCAACACCTCTCAAgaggtgtatttataatttcaaaaaacaaaatatgtgTATAGTAAAACCTAAGATCCTCAGAGTATGTCagtataatttatcctaactTTTAGacattaaattatgaattggATTGTTTATGTGatgatttacaaaaattatgtttacaaTACATTTTACTGTCCCATAAAATTTAGCTTGACTGTTAATATACacgttttttaattttgttcataCCAACTACagtcattatattttaaaattaataagataattgCGTCGTCCTCCCCTAAGGTTCGATGTCTTACTCGTAAACCCCctatgattttgaaaaaaattacatctaatatccatataaaaaatagaccatctgtttagtcaaaattcatcgaatttgttgttattaataaaagaattgaatgaaaatctatgTTTAACCCCAACTGATtcattactaacttattacagatcaaataagtattttatctttataagagtaaaaatatattttctcacatgcattagcgtGCTATTAAAGTGTATAATAGTAGTTTGGTAAGAagcatgtattttttttgaaatagctCTATctaactatattatttttattattattattttgagagaaagagagaatcAAAATCCAATAAATGAGACAACAACCTCAGTTTTCAAGTTAAATGTATCTTCTGCATTAAGCTAAGAGTCTACTGTGTTGAGTCCCTTGTCCACCTTTATGATTTCCGTATTTCATTTGAGTTTGAGCTACCAATTTTGATGGCcctactaattaatatattcccttatatttttaattccatCAAAATAAGCTACCATTATCTTTgtatagggaaaaaaaatgctattttaatttttaatttatgggtGGTATTTTTGGTGttaaacaaattgattttcgtaatttaatcccgtaattttaaaattatgattattttagtcatttttctATTCAATTCTAATCAtgtaatttgtatataatccaattaaattgcaaatttgatCTTACACTCAGAGAGGTTATATTTTTGCTCCTATGTGGATTgacttacaaaattaaatatgtcaaTTGTTATGACGATGATATGACATTATGCAATTTAGTCAATCTTGCATCATAAAAAGTCAATCTCTATAAtgttaattaaatgatataaagATTTTACTTGTTATCATATTAATGAGTTGATGTTGGTTTTTAGATCCCAAACAGATTATAGTATATGATGTAATGTCATTATAATAACATCTGAGAcatgatttttaaaagtgattgtatatttcattttataggGGCCTACAttgacatttattttatatatgctctcgtaataaaaaattaaattacacttacaccctctctaaaaatttattatttagatctgaccatatttggattaaaaaaatgccaaatttaacaaaataattacataattttttaaaattttacctcTTGTTTAATATTCtcgtttgataattttgtacttataagaaaaaaatataacgatGTTAatttcactatatatataaatattatatttattcctttataagtacaaataaatacatgcGAATGTTAGATGAGGGACAAAATTAGaagtttatgaaaatttgtgttttgttAACATTAGCATTTTACATACATATCCTAATGAAAGGGGGTTAAGGgtaaatagagaattttttgaggggtgtaagtataatttcaaacactaaaagaaaataaaagattagtgacaaaaaacaccaatttaaaattatcactaattataaatatttaatgacaaGACTGTTTATTTTGTCACAATTAgaaatttcattcttttaataatcattattattttataaaaattattattaacatgaattaatgacaaaaaaatgtataCAAAGTTATCACTCAATACAATTAGTGACTCATGTAAATGACGATCCAGtgacaacaaataataattgtcACAATTTTATGTTGTCACTGTAGATGTGTCACTAATTATGATAGTTTgtaactaatattatattttcttgtagtgaaaattcttagagaaaaatataatttcacaatttaaATGGAATCCACATCtaattaaccctaatttttatttctgtgatcaaaacaaattatgaaaaaagttgtaagtattttttataattttaatttattataagagGTGGATAAGTGAGGCGACTTCACAATAAAATCTAGGACCGGCCCGAACCCATTTACTTTGGATGGGCCCCAAACGTGTTATTAACGTGTGAGGTGATTAAGATTTTCCGTGTTAAGGGATTATTTTGTTGTGATTTGTAGTGTGTGAGTTGACATATGATAAACGTGCGACCTATGTatcgtgtttttttttttttatattatatttagagttttgtcatttcaattataactgattttatattttggtatttaattttttttaatatcaaattattattttaattttatgaaattttatactttgtcatttataactatttttcatcaaaaaaattttatcgaaaaaacaCCACATGCGgtatatatgtgatatttaaaggttatgtgctgtgatatttttttatatatgagtatgtatgtttttccaacaaaaaaatcaacaaaaaaaggttatatatgacaaaagtaaaaaaaatttaaaattaatatgataaattgatacaaaaaaaaaatatatatatatatataatgtataattcgaatatcaaaatataatttaccctcatATTTAACGAGTAGTTGTCTCAATTGTCAAACCATCCTTGCATTCTTGCCTCATACTCATTGCATTCCAACACCATCACTTTAcacttataattaataataaattacattaacatctTACGAGGTTAACtcgaaatatataaatatttttgtcctgcacaaaattataaatatatttactaacattgtagatataattacaactatattttttattcagaaTCGGCGGTTTATACGAACacctcttaaaaaaaaattatactaacaCTCCACGTGggatatatacataattttacatatgaCGAGAAGTATTTGTGTGTTtgcagaaagaaaaattatttaagtgacagatatttttattttgttataatactatttttgcatattaatagtttgttcatactaatttgtaaaaattgtcagcaacaagaaaataatcataaaagaGAAGGGATAATTACGCTCTCTTTCTATaagatttagtataattatacatatatctcctgtgattttaaaaattatatagagCACCCCTAAGGTTGCATTCATTTAGCAAATAAGTTCctccattagttaaaattcaactgAATTTACTGATGCTAATTACACACGGACTCCTgcagtttgaaaaattatatttagcacccataaggttgtttttatttaacaaataagtcctattagtaaaaattccatcaataaattcgataaattttggttaatagaggaacttatttgttaaatcgaagcaaacctcaagaatgctagatgtaatttttgaaattataaaggatctacgtgtaattatactaaatctcaCGAGAGcacagtgtaattatctctaaaaacaaGTTTATGCATAAATTAGTCatcccaaaataaattattaacttgTATCCctctatcttttattttgtgtaattcCTGTAATAATACG includes the following:
- the LOC110012598 gene encoding uncharacterized protein LOC110012598 (The sequence of the model RefSeq protein was modified relative to this genomic sequence to represent the inferred CDS: added 31 bases not found in genome assembly), with the translated sequence MCFFTSSLIDHINFMATAPTAPLPGKNKEGDTTLPPKRGRVKAQIFASLAGTVSSLASKAISKIGIGGGGGDSSTTTSEPPSAYASDG